Below is a genomic region from Kribbella qitaiheensis.
GAGTGAGGCTGTCGGTCGCGTCCGCGTAGGCGATCCCGTCCTGAACAACGCCCTCGTACCAAGGGCTCGCGCCGCCCGACCAGACCCAGCGTGCCTGGATCCGGGTAATCTCGGGACGCACCCGGTACATTCCCCAGGTCTCCTTGATCTCGATCAGTGGAGCGCCGTTCGGCGGCATGCCCCCTTGCACGTAGGTCAGCTCGTCGATCGTGAGCATGCCCTGAGCCGGAGTAGGTCCGGCAGTCCAGCGACCGTCGAGGACATCGTCACCCTGACCTGTAGCGGTACAGAAGAGGATCCCCAGGCTGTGGCCGGGCTGAGCTTTGGGCTGCGAGACCCTCATCAGGGCCACCACGCCGGTCAGGTTCTTCGCATTGTCGAGACTGGCGAACCGTTTCACCTTGCGGCTCCACAGCACCTCGTCCGCAGGCTGGTACAGGGCGGTTCGGCAACTCTGCTTCAGCTTTGCCAACTCGGCCGCGCTCGCCGGCCCCAGATCGACCGTGATCGCGTCCGGCACCGGCGAATTGATGACCGGAGGCGCGGTCTTCTCGCCCCAGTGGCCGGCGAGGGTGGCGCCGGCGATGACGGCTGCGACAGCAGCCACCGCGGCAATCGGGACGGCCCAGCGCCGCGGCGTTCGGCGTACTGCGGGGTGCATCACCTGGTTGCGGAGGCGGGCACGCTGAGACTCGGAAAGCGGAGGTACCCGCGGCGGAGCCAGCTTCGTGGTCATGAGAGCTCCTCGGAGAGCGCGATCCGGGACAGCAGGTCGGGGAAGCGGCGGCGGGTGCGGTGCAGGCGGGCCTTGACGGTGCCGATCGGTACGCCGAGGGCGTCGGCGGTCTCAGCCGTCGTCAGGCCGGACCAGACGACCAGTTCGAGCGTCTCCCGTTCGTGCCGGGGGAGCTTCGCCAACGCGCGGCGGATGGCGGACATCCGCTGTTCGTCATCGAGTTTGCGGGCCACTTCGGCGGCATGGTCGGGACCGGGCGAGGGATCCGGCAATCGCTCCAGCATGGTCCGGAACCGCCTTGTGGTCCGGAACAGGACGCGGCATTCGTTGCCGGCGACGACCAACAGCCAGCCGCGGGCACTAGGTCCAGTCATGGGTCCTGGTGGGTTCCGCTGAAACCGTCGCCAGGTGCTCAGAAACGTCGCCTGGACGACATCCTCGGCGGTGGTCCAAGAGGCGGTACGGCGGAAAGCGAAGGCATACACGTCGTCCGCGTACCGGTCGAACAGCTCACCCAACGCGTCCTGGTCCCCAGCTCGAAGCCGGTCCCACAACTCCGCATCGGATCCGGCGGCCATCGCGGGCTCCGTCTCTTCGGTCTGGATGATCTTCACATCGGTGAGTGGCCGCTCACCTACCCGATGGTTGCGTCAGAGCCGGGCCAGCACTCCCGAGAGACCGCTCTCCACGAATTCCGGCTGCTCCGTGCCGAGACCGTGGACGACCTCGTACCAAGGGCCCAGTCGATACCAGTCGTAGGCCCGCCGGACCAGCTCTGGCTCCGGTTGGTAGGTCTCGGCAGCTGCCTCGGAGAGCGCCGGCGGAGTGGCGTGCAGGAGCCAGCACAGGTCCAGACCAGGGTCGCCGATATGCGCGTCGGTCCAGTCGATGATGCCGGTGATCCGACCATCGTGGACCCGGACGTGGTCGGGCCCGAAATCCCCGTGCACCAGCGTGGTGTGGCCGCCGATGTTGTCCAGCAGTTCCGCGCCACGGACCCGGTCGGCACCAGACAGCAATGGCAGCACCTGCGCACGCATCTCAGCGAGGATCTCGACGCGCTCGGCCGCTGCCGTCACCGGATCCAGTGCTCCGTGCGCAACAGCTTCGAGCGGATCCACAGCGTGGAGCGCTCGCAGAAATGATCCGAGCTCGCGGCCCAGCGCGGTACTGGCCTCTTCGATCGGCTCACCGACCAGCAGACGATGGCGTACGCCGTCCTCGGTCGGCTCGGGGATGGGGATAGGCAGCGGGAGTTGCGGAGCGAGCCAGGGGAGGAGGCGGGTCTCGGCGAGCAGTCGTGGGCCGACCTCCGGGCGCCGGGGAGCCCTATGCAGCCAGTCGCCCTCCAGCCAGGCGCGACTGTCCCAGCCGTTGTCGGTGATCGTCATCCGAACGACCTCACCAGCGGGCCGAGCATGGCGGCGGTGTCCGGCATCACCGGCCAGTCGGGGTCGTCGAGCCTCGCGATCAGCTCGGCGGGGGACATCCACGCACCCCAGGCAACCTCTTCCGGCTGATGATGGACCGGACCGTCCCAGACGCACATGTAGAGATAGGCGTGGTACGACGTGGCGTCATCCGCATAGTCGCCTTCGGGCAGCTTCACCAGGTCGACGTCGGTGATCCCGAGCTCCTCGGCGAGCTCGCGCACAACCGCGTCGTACGGGTCCTCACCCGCCGCCACGACGCCGCCGGCCGCGAAGTCGTAGTACGAGGGGTAGACGTCCTTGGTCGGGGTCCGGCGATGGACGTAGATGTCGCCGGCGCTGTTGCGGACCAGTACTCCGGTGGCGCCGTGGCGCAGGTTGTCCCGCCGCATCACCGATCTCGGCGCGCTACCACACACCCGGCCGTCGGAGTCCAGCAACGCCACGAGTTCGTCCATTTGGGCAGTCTCACATGTAACCCTGTGGACACGTCCACACCTTTAGTCGGCCTTACCGCGTAGGCTCGAAGCATGAGTGTTCGGCGGATCATGGGCACCGAGACCGAGTTCGGGATCTCGGTGCCGGGCCAGCCAGGGGCGAACCCGATGCTGACCTCCAGCCAGGTGGTCAACGGCTATGCCCAGACGCAGCCACTGGCGCGCAAGACGAGGTGGGACTTCGACGAGGAGCACCCACTGCGGGACGCGCGGGGCTTCGACCTGAGCCGGGAGGTGGCCGACTCCAGCCAGCTCACCGACGAGGAGACCGGGCTGGCCAACGTCATCCTGACCAACGGAGCGAGGTTGTACGTCGACCACGCCCACCCGGAGTACTCGGCGCCCGAGTGCACCAACCCACGCGACGTGGTGGTCTGGGACAAGGCCGGCGAGCTGGTGATCATGGAGGGCGCGCGGCAGGCCCGGCAGATCCCCGGCGCGCCACCGCTGAACCTGTACAAGAACAACACCGACAACAAGGGCGCGTCGTACGGGTCGCACGAGAACTACCTGATGCGCCGGTCCACGCCGTTCGCGTCGATCGTGCGGCACCTGACGCCGTTCTTCGTCAGCCGCCAGGTGGTCACCGGCGCCGGGCCGGGTCGGGATCGGCCAGGACGGCAACGCGCACGGGTTCCAGATCAGCCAGCGGGCGGACTACTTCGAGGTCGAGGTCGGCCTGGAGACGACGCTGAAGCGGCCGATCATCAACACCCGCGACGAGCCGCACGCGAATCCGGACCGGTACCGGCGGCTGCACGTGATCATCGGCGACGCGAACCTGTCCGAGATCTCGACGTACCTGAAGGTCGGTACGACGTCGCTGGTGCTCGCGATGATCGAGGACGGCTGGCTGACGGACGACCTGAGCGTCGACCGGCCGGTCTTCGCGCTGCACGAGATCAGCCACGACCCGAGCTGTACGCACCAGATGACGTTGAAGGACGGCCGCAAGATCAACGCCGTCCAGCTCCAGGTGGAGTATCTG
It encodes:
- a CDS encoding RNA polymerase sigma factor, yielding MKIIQTEETEPAMAAGSDAELWDRLRAGDQDALGELFDRYADDVYAFAFRRTASWTTAEDVVQATFLSTWRRFQRNPPGPMTGPSARGWLLVVAGNECRVLFRTTRRFRTMLERLPDPSPGPDHAAEVARKLDDEQRMSAIRRALAKLPRHERETLELVVWSGLTTAETADALGVPIGTVKARLHRTRRRFPDLLSRIALSEELS
- a CDS encoding phosphotransferase, encoding MTITDNGWDSRAWLEGDWLHRAPRRPEVGPRLLAETRLLPWLAPQLPLPIPIPEPTEDGVRHRLLVGEPIEEASTALGRELGSFLRALHAVDPLEAVAHGALDPVTAAAERVEILAEMRAQVLPLLSGADRVRGAELLDNIGGHTTLVHGDFGPDHVRVHDGRITGIIDWTDAHIGDPGLDLCWLLHATPPALSEAAAETYQPEPELVRRAYDWYRLGPWYEVVHGLGTEQPEFVESGLSGVLARL
- a CDS encoding NUDIX hydrolase, whose product is MDELVALLDSDGRVCGSAPRSVMRRDNLRHGATGVLVRNSAGDIYVHRRTPTKDVYPSYYDFAAGGVVAAGEDPYDAVVRELAEELGITDVDLVKLPEGDYADDATSYHAYLYMCVWDGPVHHQPEEVAWGAWMSPAELIARLDDPDWPVMPDTAAMLGPLVRSFG